One segment of Brassica napus cultivar Da-Ae chromosome C3, Da-Ae, whole genome shotgun sequence DNA contains the following:
- the LOC106387830 gene encoding membrane steroid-binding protein 2, whose amino-acid sequence MMVVVVQLWETLKETITAYTGLSPAAFFTVVALAFAIYQVVSGFFASPEEHRPRSTEVYPPSEPLPPPVQLGEITEEELKQYDGSDSKKPLLMAIKGQIYDVSQSRVDASRALAKMSFEENDLTGDISGLGPFELDALQDWEYKFMSKYVKVGTIQKKDEEGKEKTEDSTNTGEEASATTVGETSRSVEEKTIETTEKKDVADGDAAKEE is encoded by the exons atgatggtggtggtggtccaACTATGGGAGACGCTCAAGGAAACCATTACAGCTTACACTGGACTTTCTCCCGCTGCGTTCTTCACCGTCGTAGCTCTCGCTTTCGCCATCTACCAAGTCGTCTCCGGTTTCTTCGCCTCTCCTGAGGAACACCGCCCTCGTTCTACGGAGGTATACCCTCCGTCAGAGCCTCTTCCGCCGCCGGTTCAGCTCGGGGAAATCACAGAAGAGGAGCTTAAGCAGTATGACGGTTCCGATTCCAAAAAGCCCCTTCTCATGGCGATCAAAGGCCAGATCTACGATGTTTCCCAGAGCAG GGTAGATGCAAGCCGAGCTTTGGCAAAGATGTCCTTTGAGGAGAATGATTTGACCGGAGACATCTCGGGTCTCGGTCCTTTTGAGCTAGATGCGTTACAAGACTGGGAGTACAAGTTCATGAGCAAGTATGTCAAAGTCGGGACTATTCagaagaaggatgaagaagGTAAAGAAAAAACAGAAGATTCTACAAACACTGGAGAAGAAGCTTCGGCTACTACTGTTGGCGAAACTTCCAGAAGCGTTgaagagaaaacaatagaaaCCACCGAGAAAAAGGATGTTGCAGATGGCGATGCTGCAAAGGAAGAGTAA
- the LOC106383822 gene encoding 40S ribosomal protein S11-3 yields MRCINKPSLPVHRPLSTFGNKTAVMAEQTEKAFLKQPKVFLSSKKSGKGKRPGKGGTRFWKNIGLGFKTPREAILGTYIDSKCPFTGTVSVRGRILAGTCHSAMMQRTIIVRRNYLHFVKKYQRYEKRHSNIPVHVSPCFRVKEGDHVIIGQCRPLSKTVRFNVLKVIPAAF; encoded by the exons ATGCGCTGCATCAATAAGCCGTCGCTGCCGGTCCATCGTCCCCTCTCTACATTCGGGAACAAAACAGCAGTCATGGCGGAACAG ACTGAGAAAGCTTTTCTAAAGCAACCTAAGGTCTTCCTCAG CTCCAAGAAATCTGGCAAGGGAAAGCGACCTGGGAAGGGTGGAACCAGATTCTGGAAGAACATCGGTTTGGGCTTCAAGACTCCTCGTGAAGCCATTTTAG GAACTTACATTGACAGTAAATGTCCCTTCACTGGAACTGTTTCGGTTAGAGGTCGTATCTTAGCTGGTACTTGCCACAGTGCCATGATGCAGAGAACCATTATCGTGCGACGGAATTACCTCCACTTTGTCAAGAAGTATCAGAG GTATGAGAAGAGGCATTCGAACATCCCAGTTCATGTCTCACCTTGCTTCCGTGTCAAGGAAGGGGACCATGTCATCATTGGCCAATGCAG GCCATTGTCCAAGACTGTGAGGTTCAATGTGTTGAAGGTCATACCAGCTG CTTTTTGA
- the LOC106387831 gene encoding fasciclin-like arabinogalactan protein 2, with protein sequence MAYLRRAATALILIMQLFTLSNAHNITKILAKDPDFSTFNHYLSATHLADEINRRQTITVLAVDNSAMNSILSKGYSLYTIRNILSLHVLVDYFGAKKLHQITDGSTSTASMFQSTGSATGTSGYVNITDIKGGKVAFGVQEDDSRLTAHYVKSIFEKAYNISVLHISQVLTSPEAEAPTASPSDLILTAILEKQGCKAFSDMLKSTGADKTFQDTVDGGLTVFCPSDSAVGKFAPKFKALSAANKTALVLYHGMPVYQSLQMLRSGNGAVNTLATEGNNKFDFTVQNDGEDVTLETDVVTAKIMGTLKDQEPLIIYKVDKVLLPREIYKAVKAAAPAPKSSKHKPKNAEADEDADGPSADAPGDDDGEVADDKNGAIHVTVSRSSVFVSAIVWLCFGVWLM encoded by the coding sequence ATGGCTTATCTCCGGCGAGCAGCCACCGCATTGATCCTCATTATGCAACTCTTCACTCTCTCAAACGCCCACAACATAACCAAAATCTTGGCCAAAGACCCTGACTTCTCCACTTTCAACCACTACCTCTCAGCCACTCATCTCGCCGACGAGATCAACCGCCGTCAAACCATCACCGTATTGGCGGTTGACAACTCAGCAATGAACTCTATCCTCTCCAAAGGCTACTCACTCTACACAATCCGCAACATTCTCTCCCTCCACGTCCTCGTCGATTACTTCGGCGCCAAGAAGCTCCATCAGATCACTGACGGCTCCACTTCCACCGCATCCATGTTCCAGTCCACCGGATCCGCCACGGGAACTTCCGGGTACGTCAACATCACCGACATAAAAGGCGGGAAAGTTGCTTTCGGTGTCCAGGAAGACGACAGCAGACTCACGGCTCACTACGTCAAGTCCATCTTCGAGAAGGCTTACAACATCTCCGTTCTTCACATCAGCCAAGTCTTGACCTCGCCCGAAGCAGAGGCTCCCACCGCCAGCCCTAGCGATCTCATCCTCACCGCGATTCTCGAAAAGCAAGGATGCAAAGCTTTCTCCGACATGTTGAAATCCACCGGAGCCGACAAGACGTTTCAAGACACCGTCGACGGAGGCTTGACGGTGTTCTGTCCTTCCGACAGCGCTGTCGGAAAGTTCGCGCCCAAGTTCAAAGCCCTCTCCGCGGCGAACAAGACGGCGTTGGTGTTGTACCATGGCATGCCGGTTTACCAGTCGTTGCAGATGCTTAGATCAGGTAACGGCGCCGTTAACACGTTGGCGACTGAAGGCAACAACAAGTTTGACTTTACCGTACAGAACGACGGAGAGGACGTGACGCTTGAGACGGACGTTGTGACGGCGAAGATCATGGGGACGTTGAAGGATCAAGAGCCGTTGATCATTTACAAGGTGGATAAAGTTTTGTTGCCGAGAGAGATATACAAGGCTGTTAAGGCGGCTGCTCCGGCTCCCAAGTCAAGTAAGCACAAGCCTAAGAACGCGGAGGCTGATGAAGATGCTGACGGACCAAGCGCTGATGCTCCTGGAGATGATGACGGTGAGGTTGCTGATGATAAAAACGGTGCCATTCATGTGACGGTTTCAAGAAGCAGTGTTTTTGTGTCGGCGATTGTCTGGCTCTGTTTTGGTGTTTGGCTCATGTGA